The following proteins are co-located in the Lepisosteus oculatus isolate fLepOcu1 chromosome 9, fLepOcu1.hap2, whole genome shotgun sequence genome:
- the chad gene encoding chondroadherin, translated as MLRISFHVVCFLALVATAVSAPGQCPSSCHCHGDLQHVICDSAGLKKVPRVSDSTRLLNLQRNSFPVLPAGSFSNAKNLISLHLQSCQIKEIPGQAFKGLKKLIYLYLSNNEISSIKPGAFEDLTELTYLYLDSNKISDLPKGIFSPMINLFILQLNDNKVRELRAGTFTGAKDLRWLHLSGNEMSSIQPSALEDVENLAILHLDRNRLSTYPTAALSKLRVVEELNLSRNPMKLIPDDAFLSFGKYVEKMYLDNMGLERFSDGAFNGVRALKSLHIENNRLKTLPGSLEFTTIQNMTLSSNPWSCTCQLAPLRSWMDSSRVRPDAVCASPSQHRGKQIRDSSAFNSCRRKTKRDRKGTRL; from the exons ATGCTGAGGATAAGCTTTCATGTTGTGTGCTTTCTGGCCCTGGTGGCCACAGCTGTATCTGCCCCTGGCCAGTGCCCCAGCTCCTGCCACTGCCACGGGGATCTGCAGCATGTCATCTGCGACAGCGCGGGGCTGAAAAAGGTCCCTCGCGTGTCCGACTCCACACGCCTCCTCAACCTGCAGCGCAACAGCTTTCCAGTTCTACCTGCTGGGTCCTTTAGCAACGCCAAGAATCTCATCTCTCTGCACCTGCAGAGCTGTCAGATCAAGGAGATTCCTGGGCAGGCCTTCAAAGGGCTGAAGAAGCTCATCTACCTCTACCTGTCCAACAACGAGATCAGTTCGATCAAGCCAGGGGCTTTCGAAGATCTGACCGAGCTGACCTACCTCTACCTGGACAGCAACAAGATCAGCGACTTGCCCAAGGGAATCTTCTCGCCCATGATCAACCTGTTCATCCTCCAGCTCAATGACAACAAGGTCCGCGAGCTGCGAGCTGGCACCTTCACAGGTGCGAAGGACCTGCGCTGGCTGCACCTCAGCGGGAACGAGATGTCCTCCATCCAGCCTTCTGCCTTGGAAGATGTGGAGAATCTTGCCATCCTTCACCTGGACCGCAACCGCCTCAGCACCTATCCTACTGCTGCCCTGAGCAAACTGCGGGTGGTGGAGGAGCTCAACCTCTCCAGAAACCCCATGAAACTCATCCCCGATGATGCCTTCCTGTCCTTTGGCAAGTACGTGGAGAAAATGTATCTGGACAACATGGGTCTGGAAAGG TTCTCAGACGGAGCTTTCAACGGGGTCAGAGCTCTCAAATCCCTGCACATCGAGAACAACAGGTTGAAGACTCTGCCTGGAAGCCTGGAATTCACCACCATTCAGAACATGACGCTCTCCAGCAACCCCTGGAGCTGCACCTGTCAGCTCGCCCCCCTGCGCAG CTGGATGGACTCCAGCAGGGTGCGTCCAGATGCTGTCTGTGCATCTCCATCTCAGCACAGAGGCAAGCAGATCAGGGACAGCTCTGCCTTCAACAGCTGCAGACGGAAGACGAAGAGAGACAGAAAGGGCACCCGCCTTTAA